The genomic stretch GAAATTCTGTAGCATGCGTTATTAAAGGATACTGATTTTCTTCAGCATTTCTCATTAAAGATTGAAGAAAAACTGCACCATGGGTAATCAAAGGCTGCAGAATTCCTGCAGCTCggatttttatttattcattatttatctATGACCAGTTGGCTTCATTATTAGGTAGTATATACTGTATAaaagccattttgtttgttcatttgACATACACCTAATCGCAATAAAGTTGTCttagaaaaacgaaaaagggaaaaagccaACTAGGAATTAATTGGGGTAATAAGCCCAACAAATTCATAGGCAGCATCCGCACATGGACGTCATATTTGCCTTTTGGAATTTGCTAttgttttaaagctgaaaaacaatTTAGAAAATTCCAGAGGGAAAATGCATtagctgcaaatgaatccaccttGAGAATGTGGCTTAATTAACCTAATTAACTCCTAgttggcttttttctttttttcgttttcttactacaacgttattgcaattaggtgtattttcatatattcaggGTTTCATTTTAGTGTCTGtgaaaaaagtaacattttttttttaacaattttaccAGTCCGTTAAAAAACCCCAAGGTTTTTCTTGTTTCGAAAGCAACTTTTTCTTCATCCGTAACTTATTTAAAAAGTTATGGTCCGTGTTATTTTGGTGAATGTTACTCCTCTGAGGTCTCAGTTAAAGCAATGGAAGCCTATTTAGCCTACGCTATTTTGAAAAGACACGAAATATTTTGGAAAGCGTTGCCTATATCAAATACCAAGTAACTCAGAAAATTGATACGCGTAAGTTATGAATTCTACTGAGTGTGGATCAGGCTGAAGTCCCCTGATTTTCATCGAAAAGTTGCCTCTCATGATGCTGATGATCTAGTGGTGTGGCGTTTAAAATCGAAACAGAAAAACAATTAGCCTTTTGTACTATTTCGCCTCATTTAACAAGATTATTATGAGCTAACACTGGAATTCAATGCACATATCACTTCGTTTAGTTTAAATACCCATACTTTTCTGCACGGCCAAATTCAAATCCGAAGTACATTGTAAAGTTGGTTTACCTCTGCAATGCCATCGTGCTGCCGTCTTTTAAGGCAAGAACGGTAAAAATTATAACCTCAGATCAGGAAAAGCCGTCTTGAAAGCCAATAATATTGCACGCCATGAACAAATTTCTTAATATTCTTATGGTTTTGCATAATGTTTATGCTGTCTTTTGACGAGAACTTTAAAAGGGTATGAGTGAGTGCAAACTCTGAGAGTACATTAGGGTGAATAACGTGTTATTTTGTATATGCATAGAAGAGCCGAACAATAGAGTGtcttcacatgacgtcacgtcggccatattggtgtcccaaaacaatgaaacggcggccatgttggtgtcccaaaccaatcctgtgggagatgaactcttttcttatgcaaatgatttcttttgttccaaaacatttgcatagatgcaagccacgtgagtgaaaacactctatagaaAGCCAACGAAAAGAAGGCGAGGTTCTTGGAAGGAATACCTACTCTGATGCTTTTGCCAAAGGGGGCCTCAAACACACTGTAAGCGCTCATTAAAGAATATTACGTAACGAAACGATTTAGAAGATTCATATGGGGACAGTATTATTTCGAAACAAATTCACTTTATCTGTGCTTATTTTGGAGAAATGATGAAAGGAAATACATAATTAGCTACAGTTCCAATGTCGTTTTGAAGCGCTTTGGGCAGGTGGTTTTGCCATACGTCTTAACCTTCATTATACTGCGGACTAAGGCTGTACATCGATGTACACTTCGGCGGCTCCGAGGCCCAAACAGACCGAAAAATCCGATAAACAATCTCCAGAAAGCAAACACATATTTTAAGAGCAACCCAATGCTTTCTCTTGTCTGGGATGCGTGAAGATTTCAGGATGGACACTGGTGTTGAGATCAGCTTTAAATTTGGCTGTCATGTACAGTATCGTACTTCCTTCATGCTTAAAACCTTAAAAACCTTGAAACTTACCACGGTTACAAATTATCTGGCGGGGTCCTTTTTGATTACCAAGAATTAAATTTGAACGGTCGTGTCCATATGTTCGTATGCACTAACCTCGTCTTGCAGTTAAAATTTAGTATTTTTAGTGCCTTTTTTTCAGCTGTTTTTTGACTCGGGTAATTTCTTGATTACGTGTTTGCTTATTTGGAACAGCACTCGTTATATTGTGGGTAAGTTCTCGCTGAGATCGAAAAGCTTTTTAATTCAGTTGATTTCTTGTTTCAGCACATTTTGGTCCTGGTTGCGACACTTCGATgtcatttaaatcaaacaaagtAGACTGAAAATCTTTAGGGAATAATCATAgtgataaaaatattttgtatatACAAAAAGACTACTTGACAATCTACAAACTGCTCTTCAAACTATTTCTTCCTTCAGAAAACCTGAATATTTAAACCTAGTTTTCAGTTAGTATACGTGACAGGTAATGGCAAAAATAGTAATTAAAACTTTGACAGTAAGGATTTATTATGAATCACAATTGCGTCGCCTCCCAGAAATCCGAGGAATTGATATCACTTACATTACAAGCATTGATTTGAAAATATTCACTGGAAATTATGTAAGTCTGAAGCTCTAATGTTTTTCACCTTTGTTTTAGGGGTCGCTCTATTTATAAGCCGAGTTCCGTATGAAACCAAAAACGATTTCCTTCTTTTACAATGCAATGAATTACCTGATTGAATTAGTCCCAGTTTTAGTCCTAACAGCAGGCAACGATGAGCGACGACTGTATCGTAGGATATCCCCGGTCTTTGCCGCACAGATATTAACGCAATCTGATGATAAAACAGTGTCTCAAAGACCAAAGAAAAAATCCGACTATGAATGAACCTGACGGTCTTTGCAGCATGATATTTGCAATTCGACCAATCTTTGTTAGTAGTGTAAATTAAATTCTTTGTAGGTAAACCTGTAGCCAATATATTGAATTTCTAAATTATATAATCTTCGAGTCGACAACTTAAGATTGTCTTCCACTTCTGTCAGAGCACGTGACAGTTAAAGGGGCAGTATTGCAAAGATCTCTTACTACTTGGAAATCTATCGGAAGTGTTTATATTTACTGATACTAGCAGGTAACTATATgcaaaatttttacaaaaggGAGATAGGAAGAAAGTGGACTGAAACTTGAAAGCGTCTGGCGAAGTTAAAAAATTGGAGACATACCGTTTggtttgagaaaaaataaacaagtcaCAGACCTATGGTCATAGTTCACCCGGGATATTAGAAAAAGGATCAATGAATTTCTTCAGTTGTTATTCAGGGATCATGTTGTACATCAGCTAGTGCCCCTAAAAACAAAAGTTCTAGCGTATTGACGTGTAAAACTTGGGAGGTTTCTCCTGATGATACCCCTTGAAATGTCTTTACCGGAACACGTACGtagttaatgaatttatttcATACCTGATACAGTAGAGTTACAAGATCAGCAGTCGTGAGAAGTTCCTTCCTTGGGCGGATCTCTCGGCAAAGCGCCAACTATTCCTCTTTTATTGCAACTTGCAAATCGGCGAATTTTGGATTAAAACGCTGCTTCTCTGTGGCCAATAAGGTCTTAATACAACTGCTATTCCGCCATGACTCTGTTTGATCTGTAATACCTTCATTTATTGTAATCTTTTCGCCTATTGTTTCTTCCTTGGGTTACATGGagtttttaattttgcaaatttataATAAACTATTAAAACCTTCAGCACAGTAATTCACTTCAATACGCGGTGTCGAGTGTTAAAACGACAGGTGATAAACATTGAATGAGTAATTGCGTTAGATCGATTTTAAcagttaattttaagctttaaaGTTAAATAAACTTCAGGAAAATTTGAGACCCAAATTCCCAATGTGTGCTTACCACCAAACTGCTCAGTTTGTGTCTTCGCTCTCTTGTCAGCCATGATTTAACATGAACTCATTGTCGATTCTTGATGTGTGATTGACACCTTCAAAGGTTTTGAaaggtttttgaaaaacacCGCGGAAAGACATATAGacgttcagaaaaaaaagacaaaaaacaaaaaaggaatttaaACCTTTTCACGCggtctgcgaaaaaaaaaaaaatagaggtataacaaaaaaaaccctttgGCACTATAGTACCGCCGCTGCATGTCACTGTTGCATTATTCTTGTAAAACATGGCAGTAAAAATGAAATCTTGAACAGAGAATTGAGAACCCTAGAGTTCTGTCTAACGCAACCACAGACTCAAAAACTCAGCTACCAGAATTGACATGTTAAAGGCATAAATTTAACTGTTCAGACATCATGGTAAAGTTTCATAGCATTTTTTAATTATGCGAATACACCCATCAAAGCCACTCATCCAGATAACCGCGGTTTGGCTTTGAACATGGCAGCAGATTCGAGTCTGAGAACTGAGTGAATATCGTGGGCCGATGAAAACCGGAAAATATTTCTATTGGACTCAAAAATATCCGTCTCGTAGAACACGGGAAGCTTAGGAAAAGGTAGAGCAGGAGAAAAGGGAGTAAAGGAAAAAGCCAACAGTAAAAAATAGGGAAAAATGccgaaaaaaacataaaaataaaacctaACCGAGCCAGTACTCGAACCTGGTAGGGACAGcaccaaaaatatttcacttaaaTCATATTCTCGTAAAAACACTAGCGTAACATGAAATCTTGATTGAGGATAGATTTTTGATAGTAAAAAGCCTCAGCTAAAGGGCATTTCCTCGCATTGGAAGAGCATATGGCCTACACAATCGTCTGCGAAGTGAGAAGCAATACAAATTGTCTCTTCCATCAATCCAGCTCTTCAAGAGCTAAATCGATCGAAATATTTGGAAGCTGATGGATCAAAATTAATCGCTTCAATTTTCTGTTtcataaatacataaataaataaaaataacaacgaCAAAAGTTATCTGCCATTGAAAGTTATGGTCAAAAGCGAACGGCCTCAAAAGCAACCGACCAAGTTTGCCTAGAGAGATATATACCAGATTCAACAGCTGCGGCTCGCGTTACTCCTTTGCGAATCAAATAGGGTTAGTGACGATTAGTTTCGACAGGTATGAAAAACAACtgcgttttgattggttgtGATAGTATGTCTGTGTTACTTGTTCCCTACATTCGCGGAGCCCatcattctcgttcccagagccactcggcttaatttgtaaccgacaCGTGACCAAGAtacgacgggctctgggaacgagaatgggAGCCCATACGACAATCAGGCAACAGCGTCCTGCACAGTATAGCCAACAAAAAGCAATGGAAGGTGTGGAATTTGAAAAACGTCCTGCTGGGATAAGAATTCGACGGAATTTAAAGagaaaggcggactgcaagcagtctacctACCGGGattcgtacagatttttggatccaaactCCAAGACGTTTTCCGGACTTTTTCCCAAAacaattatatttcttttttcagactcaaggttatcagaTAGGTGATCAGTAGAGaccttaaaaacaaagaaacaccGCTTTTTTCAGGTGCGCTGCAAACAAACTGgcgagattgaataagatttgaccaaaatgaaaaataaaaattcaccTTTAAAGCACTTGttatagctttgaaaaaaataacgtCAACGCTTTTTACCATTTGTTCAGACTTTATCTCCATTTTCCAAACTTTTCcgggtctggaaaattgctgggcaaacaagaattcaagactctgtacgaaccctgacCTACTGAACGTCCGTCCGTTTGGAGTCgctatagccatacataacatGTTACTTTGgacaattttaatttcaatgcaagctttttttctttacttcctTATTTTGCATTCACACtgtattttaaataaattaattcaCTCACTTTGGTTTACAATTCAAGCATCTAATGCTAACTGAATATGTTGTAACATATCCGAACACCCTTTAAGTATTTCCCAGGTGGTGTGCGCACCACGATTGCGATGCATTGTGgattcaaaattttcaagatggcggcgaaggtcgagaaatttcgcaggttatatgctttatttttcaatagatACAGTTCTTTCCTTAGATCGTTTTTTCGATTTCATAAGCTAatatttgtttagattttttctgtgaagaaaaacaaatcaatattcCTCATTTCAATCTAAAACGTGGAGCCCGAAGATTCCTCCTGTAAGAGCATGAAATTTGAACCCGGTTTTTAAGAAGCTATAATTTCCATTATATTGCCTGTCGAAAGTAGAAGATACTTTTAAGTGTTTCTACAAACCTTGTTCTACGCTAATTTTTTATCGCTCCCCAACGCGCCCCACATTTTGTGATACTTTTTCCGAATTGAAACCGGCATGTTTTCATGGGAAAATGTAGCCTCGCGAAGACCAATGTGACATGTTAGTGGGAGTGTTACTGTTGTAATCACAAGCTGATCACAAAATAGCGGGGCAGCGGCGACTGGTTCCTCCAAACAATAGCATTAGGTGAGCATAAAATGTTCGAAATTGGTATATAAATAGGCTGATGAGTACTCTGATGTTGGAatgtctgtttttgtaataggaCTAAAAAAAGCATAATAAAATTGCAGTCATACATGTGATTCCCTTTATGCAGGTATAAAGAATTTCAGGTATTGAATTAAATGATAAGTTTGATTATACAGTTAAACCCTGTGCATTTTGAAACCAGCCATCCTTTATGAAAAATGGTTTTTGGGAGAATTTGCAAGAATAGTGCAGTGTAGAAGAAGAGTTTCATAACATCCACCAAGCTTGCACTTTACTTTTATTCAGAGAAATATGCACATTACTcttgagaaaagaaaatcatAATCTATTTCCAAGATTGGTGTGTGTTGTTGAGTGGATGTTATGACTTTGTCAGtttcttgcctagtccctgtttcATTCAGTGGTGATTAGTCTCTGTAGCAGGCATttaaaaggaaagggaaaggggtTTTGGGCACAAGAGAAATGTGAAGAGTGCATCGGGAAGGAGGGAGTGATTTCAACATTCACCTGGTTGATGTTTATAATGCAAAAAACAACTAGTCTCCTGTATGGCAGGCATTTCCCTCCCTCCTTCTCTCACATTTCTCTTGCACCAAGACCCACTTtcccttttctttgaaatgccTGCCACACAGACTAAGTGATGTCATTCAATCTGTTTACCCGTCTACGCTGTTTAATATATATCAAgcaatttgcatattttggtggctttagttaaaatataaatttattgatCATTGAATGTACTTTTGATATTGGAAAACCAAGGCTGCAAAAATGGTGACAGggaaaggaaatagaaaaagTGGAACAATGGGGCAGTAAAATCATGAGACTAAGAACCTGAATTAACTAAGTAAGCCTAAACAGATTCTTATATAAATAGTAGTTAGCACAAGTTAAGGCTATTTAGGTTTTTAAatgggttcttattttctgaagaaaaaatgtaacTAAGAGTATTTTTGTTTCACCTTATTCCTCATATAAAGTCTGCATACCAAATTAGAAGTTATGTGAGAATGGACAAAAAACGAAGAGtgtatttaaatttaaacattgtcatttacattgcagttggagtgataagacaGCTTTGTCTCCAAAGAAGATTCTAAATGTTGATTTATCTCTGctcaagtgtacagaattttttcatagatttcaaaaataagaacctgtctCAAATTTGAGgctaaacaggtttttatatAGAGGGGGCTCATCTGGCatattttagcctaacaggttcttaaaattcaGGTTCTAAGGGTAGAAATTGTCCACCttaatttagagaaaaatttAAGGGCTTTTTTCCAAGGAACAAAGCAagctgtctgtaataatgagcaAGGCTGTGCTGTAAGGAACATTGAAAGGAGCCCAGttctctgaacctgtaaaatctaggctgcccagcatatgatttgtatgaaaagtctgagattttctagtcagcCAAAAGCAAAAGTTTGGTGCCAGGGGCCAcagggctctgctagagcacagccttgatcaGGTGTCTGTATGAAGCAGTTGTCCGTAAAGAGGGCTTTTGGGTTACCAGTTATTGCAGAGGTGGATCCTAGTAGTACAGTAAAACTCCCTGACTTAgaagaggccctgccaggggggggggggggggggggctcccatGTCGttcgtctgaattttaaaacgtctcgtgtcggtgtttatTAATGCTTCACGTCGCTGTCGGAAATTAAAcgaaatttttttgtctttgtcggAATTTTAGCAATTAAAAGGGGGATAGCGATGCGTTGTAAAGAAACCATTACAGTTGTGCAATTTCTCAGTTAACCTTTCGCGTATAGAacacctatacatcaccattcaCAAttaagggtgtgttcctttcggtgaatccaaaatGGATTTTCGATCTTAAAATggatttcgcgttcctttcgCCAAATCCAAATtcggatttttgatctggtgaatcctttttgaaaaaggattcacattggatttgaaatccgaagaatccgaatccagattaacggattagtgatctacgctgttccattcacagtggatTCGAAATTAGTCAGGTGACCCAGTTGTATTCCCAGTTGAAGTATTCCCGTAGAGTTTCCTAACTATTGCCATTTGCCgtaaaacatctgaaaacactaGAAGATTGTTCATAGTGGTACAGTAAAATATCCATGTGCTGACCATTCGTCGCTAAAGATTGcttaaaaacacaaataagTAAAGGGACAAATAACTGCTATCTTTCTACAAACTCGCTTGTGGACGCGATAGGCACTCGatcgtgttacataaaaaaCCGAGCTACGAAACTGGATCAAACTGAGCCGACAACCTTTAgtaaattttcaactttaacGCTCTCCTTTCTTGATCTGTTTATGCCCCATCGTCGTTATTGGAACTGCCGACCACAAAATTCTGCAcggtataatcgcataattAAACATGGCATTTCTTGAGAGGCTCAGGCTGTCATGCATATTGCACGCGTTTGCGAAAGGTTACCAAGATCACGAATCaaatttcggatttcacgttcctttcgaccgCGAAATCCGGCAAATCTCGGATCAGAAATCTGTTTTTGAATTCGCTTAAAGGAACACTGTCAACACACCCTAAGTGATCCACgttcaacattttttaaaatgttgaacgTGATAAATCGTACGTGAAGGCCGGTTAACGGTGGTCTACTCTGTGAGAGCGGTTGGAAGGTCGGTGGTTAGGTTGCCTGGTCCCTGGTCTCTCCACCGTCGTCACCGTCCGACAGAGGTCGACGGGGATGTGAGAAGTTCAGGAAAAAGCAaagtattcaccattttcacacagACCATAaagcaccttgtttaccccccaaaacttggcataaccattgttttcgatttctcttggaacGACTGTATTAAAAATACCCTGGAGAttttggaaacaatggttatgcaaaattctgAGGGGgaaaacaaggtgcattatggtctgtATGAAAGTAGTGATTACAAGAGATGTAAAGTGTGCGTAAAATTAAGCTATTTGACGGACAACCTAGTTCCAAGGTCTCCCTGGAGTTGTGCGGGGTTACGTAAATGAAGACTACGCGACGGGCCAACGCGACGCGCTCAGGAACGGTCCCCTCAGTGTCTGTTTAACAGAGTTGACTGTAAGTATGATGAGACCTATGACGCCatatttaaattataaaattgggGTGAGGAGAGAGGAAAGGGGTCTCAAGCTATGTTGCCCCAGCCCTGATTACAGGAGATTTGTAAACATGTATGAATTTCACACTTTGAAGAGTTTTTATAATCCAAAAAAATATGTGATAACATGTGTTTTTACATACTGACACAATCATTAAACAAATAGTGGCTGAagcttttaaaatctattgACTGCATCAGGCTTTGTAATcacaaatatgccattttcagtttcaatcCAGTTATAAGACATTCTATGACTCATACCAATAGAAAATATATGGGCAAATAAAGATGCTCAATGTTATATTATCTATAAAGAGGACACAAGTTCATTGCACACAAATACTCTGTACTTTATTTACTTGTCTTCATGTGATGACAAAATTACAGATGTTAAGCAAAACGAAATGCAGACTTGGTACCAAAAGAGAaacaagtccttgaaaagatgACCCCCTTAACTTCGATTCTCTTATTACAGCTAGCAAGTGAACATCTTGCCATGCTGAATGACAAAGCAAAGTAAGCTCACTGTGTTTAAATACcgtggccgggtattctgaagCTCCTCGTATTTTATGAGTATATCACAGCTATGCATATCAGTACCTCTTAGCACTAGTTGTACTGATTTCACGGTGAATTCACAATTTTCGGCGAACCGCGGGTCTTACCTCCAGTACTTTTCATGATTGAAGCATTGAACAAAGCGTTTCTGTGCCGACTTTTCTCGGTCAGTTGCAAACAGGATGCAAGTGATTACGAACAAAATACACCAGAATACACTTATCAACGGAATGAGACTGTTTTTTCCCTGAGAATTGGACAGAATTTCTCTTTCAACAGCTTTCGGAAGAGATTCAAAGCAAAATCGTATATATCTACAGCGTAATTAACGAATATTCACTCCGCAGTCGAGACGTTCACTCCACGCCATCTTGACACAAATGATCAGATTTTGAATACCGCCCATGATGCTTAGCGATCGTAGTGCGCACACCGCCTGAGTATTTCCCTTACCACTTCAAATGCCAGGCAAGTAAATCCTCaagtaagtaaaaaaataaaattagtgAAATCCCGCAAGTACTGGCCGCTAGTTCGTTGTTACACAAAAATAAATTCGTCAAATACGTTACgttaagaaattaaatttccaagttttcaataaaaatataacTCGCAAAACTTTATAGAACAACTTAGTACCCcaaaataaatgcattttctgtTTGGTTTTTCCTTGCATCCACCACTAAGTTAAACCTGCGATCAGCTACTTTTTGTTTTGGGAGAGGACAAAAATGCTTTTCTGTTCCGGAAAAAGAAATGAAGGTAAGAAGGGCATCATTCTATTTTTTGGACCACGATATACAAAAGACGGTCAAAGGAACTAGATTTTTGTATGGAAACGAGCTCCCATAAAAACGAAATTCAGTGTCACACTGAGACAGAACCAGATTCCTTATTAGTGAAAAATGTACACGAAAGTTTTACAGataagagaaaaacaaacaaaaatgtcaCACTTCAAAAAGATCGCTACTTTGTGTCGCATAAAAGCGCCACACCACGCAAAATCCAGTGATCGGGATGTTGCGAGGTCTTGAGATTTAAACAGAATATGTAGGTCAAGTCTGCGCCTTGGTTTCTTATACACAGGACACTCATAAAACTTCAGCGCATCTTTGTTATCTTTCGAGTCTTTTGCCATAGCGGCCGTATTAACCGCGTAAACGTGAACCACAGGCAGCGCGGTAAAAAGAACCTTAGGCGCGGGTTCCATGAGCCTGTAATTCCTTCGATCCCAGCCAGCGCCATCCAGAAACAAGCCATGAACGTAAACTCCTTCGGCAGGGACATACGATACATCCTCCTTCATCATATTAGTGACGTCGTTGGCAAGAGCAACGTTGTCAAGCGCCCATCCTTTGTGTGCACGAGTGATTTCTTGTCTCATCTGTCAGGAAACGCTACAAGAGGAGAAAAACACGTATCTCGATTTATTGAACTGCCATAAGATTATGACGCTCACAACAGTTAAAGAATAAGATTCTGTTTGAATGCAGTGAATGGTCATACTTTAAGTTTCTTCTCAGCAGACGCAAAAGTAAgatctaatatatagatttagctacagctaaaagcgaagctcccattgataaatttataacttaaatcaaaggataaatttaatatatatatttagccacagctaaaagcgaagctcccattgataaatttataacttaaatcaaacaataattttgtattccacaaatcagttaacgtaagggcacattcatgtgacttttgagggaaaagctaagtgattttggagtgaaacaaaccttgtatcgagttgatatagccttatatgtacaaccaaaaaatagtcttcggtcacatttatgagcaataatggctcttgatcacagtagataaggcgtggaaaacaaattcttggaaaacaaatcaggccgaattttttgcgttcgccaagtttacaaattcttgccaataaatctgggtgcgtgcaaaccatttatttatttatttatttatttattttatacaccacatctgaggagaaacagtactatgaggcgctttttttatcatacagacctcgtacaaaatgcagtatttcacaatttttcaaggcTTACAcaactacatgagaaatttctgcaatttgattggcttagagcagtggtatttcagcttaatttgaaatacctacatgtgaaaattacaacctttttgcgggtagtggtataaacaaataatagcatgatttgtagtgatatttggcataaataccactcgggatatttcaaaattgtctcaaatttcactcgcctaacggctcgtgaaattacgtataacaatttcgaaatatcactcgtggtatttatgccaaatatcactacaaatcatgctattacctatacaaattgcattcattcaatactcaggaccatcgaagaacgcgtggacttttaatcagcgaaaccgttcaaaaaatgtccaaaatcacctatacagtatgtggtccttggtctgCGCAAGTCCCCGAtgcccttggtccgcgtcttctccgaaaatgataaaatatttcgtcaagaaaaaaaatacgttgaataatgaaagatatCATGATTTACTGATTAGCATTCTTTCATACGACGAAGTTTCAGCCTTCTTGCTGCGGGTGAagacgcgaaattaaagtttgttgacaggtaggttaatttgtctttcttgaagtttggatttttgcgGCACCGTAAATTacgtggtcatgtttacttagcctgcgaataactaaaacgcaacgggaagacttgcctttttgcagaacaggttttcagatcaacttttttctgctgttggaagcatattgctgtagactctgaatttttgttttagcgactcttaaaaaatatcaccaaatttcgcttaGGGACGGT from Porites lutea chromosome 1, jaPorLute2.1, whole genome shotgun sequence encodes the following:
- the LOC140931554 gene encoding dynein axonemal heavy chain 8-like; protein product: MRQEITRAHKGWALDNVALANDVTNMMKEDVSYVPAEGVYVHGLFLDGAGWDRRNYRLMEPAPKVLFTALPVVHVYAVNTAAMAKDSKDNKDALKFYECPVYKKPRRRLDLHILFKSQDLATSRSLDFAWCGAFMRHKVAIFLKCDIFVCFSLICKTFVYIFH